The Corynebacterium felinum DNA segment ATGCGATCGGGCCGGAGCTTTACCCCACTGCGATCCGTGGCCGGGGTACCGGTGCGGCTGCTGGCTTTGGCCGCATCGCTTCTATCATTGCCCCACTGATCGTTCCCCCGGTCATTGCTGTAGCCGGTACCGGTGGCTTGTTTGCATTGTTTGGTACCGCGTTCGCTATTGCCGCTCTCGCGGCTTTCACCCTCCCCGAACAACGCTCGAAGGCACTCGACTAACACAAAAAGAAAACCACTGCTTAACCTCAACGCCACAGCCGAAAGAATATCTTAAGGCTGTGGCGTTTTTATGGGGATGGCCCAAGACCATCGTTTGTTGTATTGCAGTAGTGGTTATGCGCGCCGGAAAGCAGCGGCCTTACCGTCAGGGCGAACGAGATACATGATTCCCTGCGAGTCGAAACGCACTTCAGGCTTGGCCTTGAGGTAACCCATCAGCTCTACTCGTCGTGCATGATCATAGCCTCCGCATGCCATCAGCGTGCTGAAATTATTCTTTGACAGGCGCAGGGTTGCACCCTCAAACCACACGTAGCCATAACCAACATTGCAACCGGTGATTCCACCGATGAGCTGGAAATCCTCAGGGATAGAACCCTCAAACTCCTCCGCGATTGGGTCGCCGTTGATTCCTTGGCTGTACTCGCCAAAATCAATGTACGTCACGTTGGGGCGTTGGGTGGATACCCATTTACCCACGCGCGCTTCCTTCAACTGCAAGGCGGTAGCAACAGTAGCATCGGCAGGAAGTGGTACATCCAGTGGCTTACCCACATGGAATTTATCTACCCGCGCCACGGACCCTGCAAGGCCACTCTTCTCCGCCAGATCACTTCCGATGATGGGAATCAACAACGCTGCAAGACCACTTAAAACAGAAGCAATCAACGCAATGATTTTTGCCAACAAGTTATCTCCTAAGTACTCCAGGGCTGACTTTAACGGCGCGCAAAAGAGGTTGCTACACCATCAGGACGCACCAGGTACAAGGTGCCTTGTCCATCGAGGTGCGCGACAGGTCGTGCTTCGAGGAAGCTTAAGAGTTCTTTCTGGCGTGCGTTTTCAAGTGGGCTGCAGGCTTTATCGGTGAGCATGCCGGTTGTGCTCATGCGCAGGGTTGCGTTGTCGAACCAGACGAATCGGTACCCGCTGTTACAGCCTGTGACACCGGTGATCAGCTGGAGGTCTGCGGGCAGTTGATTGTTCAGTTCTTCTTTGATTCCGTCTGTGTCCACATCGCCGATTTCCTCGAAGCTGATCGCGGTTGTGGTGGGGCGCTGGGTGGAAATCCAGGTGCCACGTCGTACTTTGCCAAGGTTTTCAGCATCGACTGGTTGCGCGTCGGCAGGAAGTGTCACCTCAAGTGGTGAACCCACATGGTAGTTGTCAATGAACTTAGCGGAGCCTGCAAGGGCAGGATTGGACGGGATGACTGGTCCGATGGTGCCGCCTAAGAAAGCGGCGATCGCACTAAAAACTGAAACGATCAGTGCCAAAAGTTTAGTGAGCACAAGAAACTCCTTAGAAATCTTAAACTATAGGTAATTTACTACCCCATGTGTCGTGGCATGTCAACGAATCGGGAGAAGTGGAGCTGGTGTGCCACTGTGACGGTGTCAATGGGCCCGCCGCGGTGCTTTGCCAAGATGACGTCTGCTTCGCCGGCACGAGGGTCTTCCTTCTCCTGGGAGTCGGGGCGATAGAGCAGCATGACCATGTCGGCATCCTGCTCAAGGGAGCCGGATTCACGCAGGTCAGCGATCTGTGGGCGTTTGTCAGTGCGGGACTCGGGTCCACGGTTGAGCTGCGAGATCGCCACGAGTGGGACGTCAAGCTCTTTGGCGAGAAGCTTCAAGGAACGCGAGAATTCGGAGACTTCTTGCTGGCGGGATTCGGTTTTCTTACCGGAGCTCATCAGCTGGAGGTAGTCGACGACGATCATCTGCAGGTCGTGCTTTTGCTTCAACTTTCGGGCTTTGGAGCGAATTTCCATCATGGTGAGGTTCGCGGAGTCGTCAATAAAGATGGGAGCTTGTTCGATCTGCCCGATGCGGTTGACGAGTTTTTCCCAATCCCCCGGCTGCATGCGTCCAGCACGCATGTCTGAGAGTTTGATTTCGGTTTCGGCGGAGAGCATACGCATCACGATTTCGCTCTTGGACATTTCTAGAGAGAAAATGACGGCAGCTTTATTGTGTTTAATAGCGCAGGAGCGCACGAAGTCGAGGGCGATGGTGGATTTACCCACACCCGGGCGGGCGGCAACAATGATCATCTGTCCGCCGTGCAAACCGTTGGTGAGCTGGTCAAGCTCATAGAAGCCGGTGGGCACACCTTGGGCGAGCCCACCGCCGGTTTCGATGCTTTCCAGCTCGTCCATGGTTGGCTGCAGCAGGTCTTGCAGCAAAGCGTAGTCTTCGGTGCTGCTTTTTTGGGCGATGGCGAAGACTTGCTGCTGTGCCATGTCGATCACGGCATCAATTTCGGCGCCTTCGGTGCCTTCGTAAGCCAGCTGCACCACCCTGGTTCCGGCGTCGACAAGCTTGCGTAGGATCGCTTTTTCGGCGACGATTTCGGCATAGTACACGGCGTTTGCCGCGGTGGGCACGGAGGAAATCAGGGTGTGCAGATAGGGTGCGCCGCCGACCCGTTCGAGGTCATTGTTGCGGTCAAGCCGGGCAGCAACGATGACGGGGTCGATCTCCTTATTATCGGAGAACAGGTCGATGATTGCGGTGTAAATCAACTGGTGGGCGGGGCGGTAGAAATCGTCGGGGCTGAGCACTTCGATAATGTCGACCACGGTGTTGGGGCTGAGCAGCATCGCCCCGAGCACGCCTTGCTCCGCTTCATTATCGTGCGGGGGCTGGCGATAATCGTCGTAGCGCTTGTGCTTATCGTCGTATTTTTTGCGTGTCGACGCCGAATTCCCGCCCCCAAAAGCCGCAACAGGCGGTGCGATAAGAGGCGCAACATCTTCACCCACGGGTTCGTCGTGGGGCTCAGGGGGGATGTAGTCTTCGAGGGCGAAATCTTCAAACGCCGGTGCCGGCACAGCCTGGGAATACACCGGCTGTGCGGGGGCGTCGTCGAAACTTGCCGCCGAAAAATCGTCACTCACTCAAAACCCTCCAATTAAGATGCGTAATTTCACTCTCCCATGTTAATCGCACAGGCGGCAACTGCCCTGATTAAGCCCACATGGGAGAACGCTTGGGGGAAATTGCCCGCTAAACGCTGTGTTTCAGGATCATATTCTTCAGCTAACAACCCGAGATCGTTCGCACAATCACACAGCCTGTCCACGAGCGCCTGAGCCTTCATCATCTCACCACTGTGCGCATAAGCTTCGGCCAGCCAAAAATTGCAGATCACAAACGGGTACTCGCCACCAGCAATCCCATCAATTCCAGCCTGATCCACCTGCGTATGGTAGCGACAAATAAAGCCGTTATCGTCGCCGAGTTCCTGCTCAATCCGTTCAATTGTGGCGCGCATGCGTGGGTCATCCCAAGCTATAAGCCCAGTGTGGGGTAGTTGCAATAAGGATGCATCGACTTCTTCCCCGCCGAAGGTTTGGGTGAAATAGCCGTGCGTGGGGTGCACGCCGAATGTGAGAATCTCTTCTTCAAGTCGATCACGAAACAGCTCCCACTGGTGAATCTGCTCGCTTGGGGTATCGGGATACGCGCTGACCGCGTGGAGTAGCTGGTTAAAACCTGCCCACATCATTGCCCGTGAATGGGTAAAGTGCTGAAGTTGCCCGCGCATTTCCCAAATACCGTGATCGGGTCGGTCGAAGTGGGCGCACATGAAATCAGCTAAGTATTTTTGCGCTAGCCAGCTTTGTGGGGTGTCCATAATCCCTGCGTGCCGCAGCTGCGCGAAGCATAACAGCACTTCACCGGCAACATCGGCTTGATACTGATTCCAGGCTCCGTTGCCGATGCGCACGGGGCGTGAGTGGGCGAAGCCCGGCAGGTGCGCGAGTTCTTTTTCCTCAAGTTCTCGCTCCCCGTTAATCCCATACATGATGAGAATATTCTCGGGATCGTTAAGGATTTGGGTGGTGATCCACTCACGCCACCTTATGGCATAGTCCGTGCAATCAAAGCCCCAGTGCCGCGCAATAAGCAGCGCTTCAACCGTCAAAGCGCTATCGCGCAGCCAGCAGTAGCGGTAATCCCAGTTACGCACCCCGCCGAAAAACTCCGGCAAGGAGGTGGTGGGCGCGGCAAGAATCGCACCACTAGGTTGGCACAGTTGTGTCAATACCTGCACGCTACGGGATACCATCTGCGCCCAGCGCGTGGGTACTTGGCTATTCATGGCCTGGCCGACAGCTGACACAGGAATATCCGACTGCGCTGAATCACACTGCCAGGACAGCACCCAACTGGCCTTCTCCCCCGCTGTTAAACGCACATGTGTCTCAAGGGCTCCCTCATTGCACTGCGTGGCTTTCGGTGCTGTGAAATCCGTGGTGAGTCCTTCTGCAAAACTGAGCTGATAGCTACCGTTTTCACGGGTGGTGATCTGCGCCGGTGTTGATCCGTACCCACCTAGGGGGTGAAAAATACTGGAAACATGACACTCACCCTTCATACATTCGATGCTGCGCTCAAGCACAGCACTTCCGCTTTCCACTCGAATGTGGGTATGCAGTTTCGCCACACCATTATCAGTAATCCAGGTTGTTTCCACGCCCATGCCAGCATCTGTGTAGCGGCGCGTGGTTTCCACTTGTCCATCCACTCTCATCTGCCAGTATCCGTGTTCACGGGTGCCCAGCAGTGCGGCACAGATTGCCGCACTGTGGGGATAAGGTGCGCATAGCCAGTCGATGCTGCCGTTGCGATTTTCCAACAGGAGTGTGTTACCTGCGCCGATGAGGGCATAATCTTCGATT contains these protein-coding regions:
- a CDS encoding glycoside hydrolase family 15 protein, giving the protein MPAIEDYALIGAGNTLLLENRNGSIDWLCAPYPHSAAICAALLGTREHGYWQMRVDGQVETTRRYTDAGMGVETTWITDNGVAKLHTHIRVESGSAVLERSIECMKGECHVSSIFHPLGGYGSTPAQITTRENGSYQLSFAEGLTTDFTAPKATQCNEGALETHVRLTAGEKASWVLSWQCDSAQSDIPVSAVGQAMNSQVPTRWAQMVSRSVQVLTQLCQPSGAILAAPTTSLPEFFGGVRNWDYRYCWLRDSALTVEALLIARHWGFDCTDYAIRWREWITTQILNDPENILIMYGINGERELEEKELAHLPGFAHSRPVRIGNGAWNQYQADVAGEVLLCFAQLRHAGIMDTPQSWLAQKYLADFMCAHFDRPDHGIWEMRGQLQHFTHSRAMMWAGFNQLLHAVSAYPDTPSEQIHQWELFRDRLEEEILTFGVHPTHGYFTQTFGGEEVDASLLQLPHTGLIAWDDPRMRATIERIEQELGDDNGFICRYHTQVDQAGIDGIAGGEYPFVICNFWLAEAYAHSGEMMKAQALVDRLCDCANDLGLLAEEYDPETQRLAGNFPQAFSHVGLIRAVAACAINMGE
- the dnaB gene encoding replicative DNA helicase translates to MSDDFSAASFDDAPAQPVYSQAVPAPAFEDFALEDYIPPEPHDEPVGEDVAPLIAPPVAAFGGGNSASTRKKYDDKHKRYDDYRQPPHDNEAEQGVLGAMLLSPNTVVDIIEVLSPDDFYRPAHQLIYTAIIDLFSDNKEIDPVIVAARLDRNNDLERVGGAPYLHTLISSVPTAANAVYYAEIVAEKAILRKLVDAGTRVVQLAYEGTEGAEIDAVIDMAQQQVFAIAQKSSTEDYALLQDLLQPTMDELESIETGGGLAQGVPTGFYELDQLTNGLHGGQMIIVAARPGVGKSTIALDFVRSCAIKHNKAAVIFSLEMSKSEIVMRMLSAETEIKLSDMRAGRMQPGDWEKLVNRIGQIEQAPIFIDDSANLTMMEIRSKARKLKQKHDLQMIVVDYLQLMSSGKKTESRQQEVSEFSRSLKLLAKELDVPLVAISQLNRGPESRTDKRPQIADLRESGSLEQDADMVMLLYRPDSQEKEDPRAGEADVILAKHRGGPIDTVTVAHQLHFSRFVDMPRHMG
- a CDS encoding META domain-containing protein, with the protein product MLTKLLALIVSVFSAIAAFLGGTIGPVIPSNPALAGSAKFIDNYHVGSPLEVTLPADAQPVDAENLGKVRRGTWISTQRPTTTAISFEEIGDVDTDGIKEELNNQLPADLQLITGVTGCNSGYRFVWFDNATLRMSTTGMLTDKACSPLENARQKELLSFLEARPVAHLDGQGTLYLVRPDGVATSFARR